A portion of the Calothrix sp. 336/3 genome contains these proteins:
- a CDS encoding pyridoxal phosphate-dependent aminotransferase — MKLAERISQVTPSITLAIAAKAKAMKGEGIDVCSFSAGEPDFDTPAHIKDAAAKALAEGKTKYGPASGEPPLREAIARKLKNDNGLNYKAENVIVTNGGKHSLFNLMLALIEPGDEVIIPAPYWLSYPEMVTLAGGTSVIVTTTAESGYKITPEQLKQAITPKTKLFILNSPSNPTGMVYSPEEIQALAEIIVAADILVVSDEIYEKILYDGAKHVSIGSLGEEIFQRTIISNGFAKGYSMTGWRIGYLAGPVDLIKATITIQSHSTSNICTFAQYGAIAALESSQDCVQEMLQAFTKRRQVMLERLNAIPGLSCPKPDGAFYLFPDIRQTGLKSLDFSNALLEEHQVAVIPGIAFGADDNIRLSYATDMATIEKGMERLEKFVKTRL; from the coding sequence ATGAAGCTGGCAGAAAGAATTAGTCAGGTGACTCCTTCTATTACTTTAGCGATCGCCGCGAAAGCTAAGGCAATGAAGGGTGAAGGAATTGATGTTTGTAGTTTTAGCGCGGGTGAGCCAGATTTTGACACTCCTGCTCATATTAAAGACGCAGCTGCAAAAGCGTTAGCAGAGGGAAAAACCAAATATGGTCCCGCTTCTGGTGAACCTCCTCTCAGAGAAGCGATCGCCCGCAAACTCAAAAATGATAATGGTTTGAATTACAAAGCAGAAAATGTGATTGTCACTAACGGTGGTAAGCATTCTCTGTTTAATTTGATGCTAGCTTTGATTGAGCCAGGAGATGAGGTGATTATCCCTGCGCCCTACTGGTTAAGCTATCCAGAAATGGTGACGCTGGCGGGTGGAACATCTGTGATTGTTACTACAACTGCCGAAAGTGGGTATAAAATCACTCCTGAGCAATTAAAGCAAGCAATCACACCCAAAACCAAGTTATTTATTCTCAACTCCCCATCCAATCCTACAGGGATGGTGTACAGTCCAGAGGAAATTCAAGCTCTGGCAGAAATTATTGTTGCCGCAGATATTCTCGTCGTCTCTGACGAAATCTATGAGAAAATCCTCTACGATGGGGCGAAACACGTTAGCATTGGTTCCCTGGGTGAAGAGATTTTCCAAAGAACCATTATTAGTAATGGTTTTGCCAAAGGGTACTCGATGACGGGATGGCGTATTGGTTATTTAGCTGGTCCAGTGGATTTAATCAAGGCGACAATAACTATCCAAAGTCATAGTACATCCAATATCTGTACCTTTGCCCAGTATGGCGCGATCGCGGCTTTGGAATCATCCCAAGACTGTGTACAGGAAATGCTACAAGCATTTACTAAACGTCGTCAAGTTATGCTAGAACGACTCAACGCTATCCCCGGTTTGAGTTGTCCTAAACCTGATGGTGCTTTTTACCTGTTTCCTGATATTCGGCAAACTGGATTAAAGTCCCTAGACTTTTCTAACGCTTTATTAGAAGAACATCAAGTTGCAGTCATTCCCGGTATCGCTTTTGGTGCAGACGATAATATTCGTCTTTCCTACGCTACCGATATGGCAACTATTGAAAAAGGAATGGAGCGTTTAGAGAAATTTGTCAAAACTCGATTGTAA
- the ilvN gene encoding acetolactate synthase small subunit, which translates to MKHTLSVLVEDESGVLSRIAGLFARRGFNIESLAVGPAEQSGISRITMVVPGDDRVIEQLTKQLYKLINVLKVQDITETPCVERELMLLKVNATSSNRSEIVELAQIFRARVVDVAEDSLTLEVVGDPGKMVAIVQVLQKFGLREIARTGKIVLTRESGVNTELLKSLEAKV; encoded by the coding sequence ATGAAGCACACCCTGTCAGTTTTAGTTGAAGATGAATCGGGAGTTTTATCCCGGATTGCTGGATTATTTGCCCGACGCGGGTTTAATATTGAAAGCCTAGCAGTAGGTCCAGCAGAACAATCTGGTATCTCTCGGATTACGATGGTAGTACCCGGTGATGACCGTGTAATTGAGCAGTTGACAAAACAACTCTACAAACTTATCAATGTACTGAAAGTACAAGATATTACGGAAACTCCCTGTGTAGAACGGGAATTGATGTTACTGAAGGTCAATGCTACTAGTAGCAACCGTTCGGAAATTGTGGAGTTGGCGCAAATATTCCGCGCTCGAGTCGTGGATGTAGCGGAAGATTCCCTCACCTTGGAAGTTGTAGGCGACCCTGGTAAGATGGTGGCGATCGTTCAAGTTTTGCAAAAATTTGGCTTGCGGGAGATTGCTCGTACCGGAAAAATCGTCCTAACTCGTGAGTCAGGGGTAAATACAGAGTTATTAAAATCTCTGGAAGCTAAGGTGTAA
- the htpG gene encoding molecular chaperone HtpG has protein sequence MLEQGTISIHTENIFPIIKKSLYSDHQIFFRELVSNAVDAIQKLKMVSRAGEYSGEVEEPEIIITIDKNQKTLSITDNGIGMTAEEVKKYINQVAFSSAEEFIHKYQGKSDQPIIGHFGLGFYSSFMVAQKVEIDTLSYKEGAPAVHWSCDGSPEFTLEDSSRSTRGTTITLHLMEDELEYLESARVKTLVKTYCDFMPVPIKMDGEVLNRQKAPWRESPSNLTKEDYLEFYRYLYPFQDEPLLWVHLNTDYPFIINGILYFPKLRPDVDITKGQIKLFCNQVFVSDNVEEIMPQFLLPMRGVIDSTDIPLNVSRSSLQGDRTVRKIGDYIAKKVGDRLKELYHDEREQYISAWKDLSTFVKFGVLNDEKFKKQVEDIIIFRSTYQAETNNTSVEVQTSEGDAWQDVKSSTPYTTLKEYLERNKERHENRVFYCTDAASQATYVELHKNQGLEVLYLDSFIDTHFINFLEQEYNDVKFTRVDSDLDNTLLDKDQGGEIVDPTTNKTRSEVIKELFEKALNKPRVNIRTEALKSDNPQGTPPAMVLLPEILRRLRDMNAMMQQQNAEFPEDHILLVNTAHPLIQNLTNLNQGSIFQADGESPTGQLVKMICQHVYDLALMSQKGFDAEGMTAFVERSNEVLTKLTEQAAK, from the coding sequence ATGCTAGAACAAGGAACCATCAGTATCCATACTGAAAATATTTTCCCGATTATCAAAAAATCTCTCTACTCAGATCATCAAATTTTCTTTCGGGAGTTGGTATCAAATGCAGTTGATGCCATTCAAAAATTAAAAATGGTATCCCGTGCTGGGGAATACTCTGGTGAGGTGGAAGAACCAGAAATTATTATTACCATCGATAAAAATCAAAAAACCCTCTCCATCACTGATAATGGTATCGGGATGACCGCAGAGGAAGTGAAAAAATATATTAACCAGGTTGCTTTTTCCAGTGCGGAAGAATTTATTCACAAGTACCAAGGTAAGTCAGATCAACCAATCATTGGACATTTTGGTTTAGGCTTTTATTCTTCCTTCATGGTGGCGCAAAAGGTTGAGATTGATACTTTATCTTACAAAGAAGGCGCGCCAGCAGTTCACTGGAGTTGTGATGGTTCCCCAGAATTTACCCTGGAAGACTCCTCTCGCTCCACACGCGGTACAACCATCACCCTGCATTTGATGGAAGATGAACTAGAATACCTGGAATCAGCACGCGTCAAAACTCTAGTTAAAACCTATTGTGACTTCATGCCCGTACCCATCAAGATGGATGGTGAGGTACTAAACAGACAAAAAGCACCTTGGAGAGAGTCTCCTAGTAACTTAACTAAAGAAGATTATCTCGAATTCTACCGCTATTTGTATCCTTTCCAGGACGAACCCTTACTGTGGGTACATTTGAATACAGATTATCCCTTCATTATTAATGGTATTCTCTATTTCCCCAAACTACGACCCGATGTTGATATTACCAAGGGACAAATAAAACTGTTCTGTAATCAGGTATTTGTCAGCGATAATGTTGAGGAAATAATGCCCCAGTTTCTCTTACCGATGCGTGGGGTAATTGATAGTACAGATATTCCCTTGAACGTTTCCCGTAGTTCTCTCCAGGGCGATCGCACTGTCAGAAAAATTGGTGATTATATTGCCAAAAAAGTTGGCGATCGCTTGAAAGAACTTTACCATGACGAGCGTGAGCAATATATTTCCGCCTGGAAAGACCTTAGCACCTTTGTGAAATTTGGTGTTCTCAACGACGAAAAATTTAAAAAGCAAGTGGAAGACATAATTATCTTCCGCAGCACCTACCAAGCAGAAACAAATAATACCTCTGTGGAAGTGCAAACATCGGAAGGTGATGCTTGGCAAGATGTTAAATCTAGCACCCCCTACACTACCCTCAAAGAATATCTGGAGCGCAATAAAGAGCGTCACGAAAACCGCGTCTTCTACTGTACTGATGCCGCATCCCAAGCAACCTACGTAGAATTACATAAAAATCAGGGTTTAGAGGTCCTATATCTAGATTCCTTCATTGATACCCACTTCATTAATTTCCTGGAGCAGGAATACAATGATGTAAAATTCACCCGTGTCGATTCTGACCTTGATAATACCTTACTAGATAAAGACCAAGGTGGGGAAATTGTAGACCCCACAACCAATAAAACTCGCAGCGAAGTCATTAAGGAGTTATTCGAGAAAGCTCTGAATAAGCCCAGGGTAAACATCCGGACTGAAGCCTTAAAATCCGATAATCCCCAGGGTACACCACCTGCTATGGTACTTTTACCAGAGATTTTACGCCGTCTGCGAGATATGAATGCCATGATGCAGCAACAAAACGCAGAATTCCCTGAAGATCATATCCTCCTAGTCAATACCGCTCACCCCCTGATTCAAAACCTGACAAATCTCAACCAGGGCAGCATTTTCCAAGCTGATGGTGAATCACCAACTGGGCAATTAGTCAAGATGATTTGTCAACACGTCTATGATTTAGCACTCATGTCTCAAAAAGGCTTTGATGCGGAAGGAATGACAGCTTTTGTGGAGCGTTCCAACGAAGTCCTAACCAAATTGACGGAACAAGCTGCAAAGTAA
- the glsA gene encoding glutaminase A, with protein MANSNQLSKIPVIASPLPTFIEELYTKYQGLKEGTVANYIPELAKVNPNLFSICIVTVNGEVYEVGNYQQLFTIQSISKVFAHGLALEDHGRDYFLTRVGVEPTGEAFNAIILDEQSKRPYNPMVNAGAIATTNLIKGVDATERLNRMLDMFRRYIGHDVFVDISVFTSERTTGHRNRAMAHLMLNFGMIDPNIEESLDLYFQQCAVMVNCHDLAVMAATLANKGINPITQEQAVDSRYVRDMLSVMYTCGMYNFAGEWAYKVGIPAKSGVSGGILAVVPNQMGIAVFSPLLDARGNSIRGVKVCEELSQRLGLHLFECDNPLGKGEWQRE; from the coding sequence ATGGCGAATTCCAATCAATTATCTAAAATTCCAGTGATTGCATCACCCTTACCGACATTTATCGAAGAATTGTATACCAAATATCAAGGTTTAAAGGAGGGAACGGTAGCAAACTATATTCCCGAATTGGCAAAAGTTAACCCTAATTTGTTTAGCATCTGTATTGTGACTGTCAACGGTGAAGTCTACGAAGTTGGCAATTATCAGCAATTATTCACAATTCAGTCCATATCTAAAGTTTTTGCCCATGGATTGGCTCTAGAAGACCATGGTAGGGATTATTTCTTAACTAGGGTGGGAGTAGAACCCACAGGGGAAGCTTTTAACGCCATTATTTTGGATGAGCAGTCCAAGCGACCCTATAATCCCATGGTGAATGCAGGGGCGATCGCCACCACCAATTTAATTAAAGGTGTGGATGCCACGGAAAGATTAAACCGGATGCTGGATATGTTTCGGCGTTATATTGGTCACGATGTTTTTGTAGATATCTCCGTATTTACCTCGGAGCGTACCACTGGACACCGTAACCGAGCGATGGCACATTTAATGCTGAATTTCGGGATGATTGACCCCAATATTGAAGAATCCCTAGATTTATACTTTCAGCAATGCGCTGTGATGGTTAACTGTCATGATTTGGCAGTGATGGCAGCTACCCTTGCCAATAAGGGGATTAATCCCATTACCCAAGAACAGGCTGTAGATAGTCGCTATGTTCGGGATATGTTGAGTGTGATGTATACCTGTGGTATGTATAATTTTGCCGGAGAATGGGCTTACAAGGTCGGTATTCCTGCCAAAAGTGGGGTGAGTGGCGGAATTCTTGCCGTAGTTCCGAATCAAATGGGGATAGCTGTATTTTCCCCTCTCCTAGACGCTCGCGGTAATAGCATCAGGGGTGTGAAAGTCTGCGAAGAGCTTTCTCAACGCCTCGGTTTGCATCTGTTTGAGTGTGACAATCCTTTGGGGAAGGGAGAATGGCAAAGGGAGTAA
- a CDS encoding septal ring lytic transglycosylase RlpA family protein — protein sequence MNQRYLLTVVALFSAVLGMPSVSRAQATKQVAPDSPVTPTPDVVKVGEYQSQTKNPGSIATTVTEIHTHDVAGRQAATLYVRGIPVLTFMGQQPIAQTQTKIGTINTEVVKVGSSTSTVANSPKFTTTDEIGGTDLDSQTKSANDPVQRAGVIAAKINQLIWEKVDASKITVSWQAGSNPPNQAQNKNLSQNFSNQRPDRFVIKVNNQELVTMSDETRLAGGSKNPAQDALQATNRLRRLIGNASPLTQVDNLPKRSAIAFQYRPQDVAIQAVRATFRGVASFYGYDFSGNRTATGERFNPEGMTAAHRTLPFGTRVRVTNTRNGRSVIVRINDRGPFIRGRVIDLSTGAARLIGMINSGVAPVLIEVLGR from the coding sequence ATGAATCAAAGATATTTATTGACTGTTGTCGCACTATTTAGTGCTGTTTTGGGAATGCCATCAGTGAGTCGCGCCCAAGCGACGAAGCAAGTGGCTCCAGATTCACCCGTTACACCGACACCGGATGTAGTCAAAGTAGGTGAATATCAATCCCAAACAAAAAATCCTGGCTCCATTGCTACTACAGTGACGGAAATTCACACCCATGACGTAGCAGGTCGTCAGGCGGCAACACTATATGTTCGGGGTATTCCCGTACTCACGTTTATGGGTCAGCAACCCATTGCTCAAACCCAGACCAAAATCGGAACCATCAATACCGAAGTTGTCAAGGTCGGTTCGTCAACTTCTACCGTAGCTAATTCCCCCAAATTCACAACCACAGACGAAATCGGTGGCACCGATTTAGACAGCCAGACAAAATCAGCAAATGACCCAGTGCAAAGAGCCGGTGTGATAGCAGCAAAAATCAACCAGCTGATTTGGGAAAAGGTGGACGCGAGCAAGATTACAGTTAGTTGGCAAGCAGGCAGCAACCCACCCAACCAGGCACAGAATAAGAATTTATCTCAGAATTTCTCTAATCAGCGACCTGATCGCTTCGTCATCAAAGTCAACAACCAAGAACTGGTGACAATGAGTGATGAGACTCGCCTCGCTGGTGGAAGCAAAAACCCAGCCCAGGATGCATTGCAGGCAACCAATCGTCTCAGGCGACTAATTGGGAATGCTTCTCCCCTAACCCAGGTGGATAACTTACCTAAACGTTCGGCGATCGCCTTTCAATATAGACCACAAGATGTAGCCATCCAGGCTGTGAGAGCAACTTTCAGAGGGGTGGCTTCTTTTTATGGCTACGATTTCTCTGGCAACCGTACCGCCACAGGGGAAAGATTCAACCCTGAAGGTATGACGGCTGCCCATCGTACCCTACCCTTTGGTACACGGGTTCGTGTCACCAATACCCGTAACGGTCGTTCAGTCATTGTCCGTATCAATGATAGAGGACCCTTTATTCGAGGTCGTGTGATTGACCTTTCCACTGGTGCTGCCCGCCTGATCGGTATGATTAACAGTGGCGTGGCTCCCGTGTTAATTGAAGTACTTGGCAGATAA
- a CDS encoding bifunctional pantoate--beta-alanine ligase/(d)CMP kinase, giving the protein MRLLTTVAALRCYLAKRRLESQEPEPPLQFDITAWTSTAVGLVPTMGALHQGHLSLVERARQENATVIVSIFVNPLQFGPNEDYQRYPRTLEEDRQWCETAGVDAIFAPTPEEMGIMEKNIQETRVTQVIPPSAMISGLCGRSRLGHFQGVATIVTKLFNLVQPDRAYFGQKDGQQLAIIKRLVADLDLPIDIVACPTVREASGLALSSRNQYLTATEKSQAAVLYRGLQQAVTLFRAGVRTANDLIAAVQQEVATISNLLVEYIELVEPNTLLPLETIQEEGMLAIAARLGSTRLIDNTILRDRQPIIAIDGPAGAGKSTVARQVAANLGLVYLDTGAMYRAVTWLVLQAGIPTDDECAIAELVSKSVIELAPSHDLQFPVQVYINGHNVTPEIRTREVTAHVSAIAAQTSVRQALVKQQQMWGKKGGLVAEGRDIGTCVFPDAEVKIFLTASVQERARRRLQDFHNQGQPVMTLEELEKDIAERDWKDSNRQVSPLRKAVDAVEMITDGLSIPEVTAKIVDYYQKQLS; this is encoded by the coding sequence GTGCGCCTGTTGACAACAGTTGCAGCTTTGCGCTGCTATTTAGCTAAACGCCGCTTAGAAAGCCAAGAACCAGAGCCGCCACTACAGTTTGACATAACTGCCTGGACTTCTACGGCAGTGGGTTTAGTACCAACAATGGGAGCGCTGCACCAAGGGCATTTAAGCCTGGTTGAACGGGCAAGACAGGAAAATGCCACAGTCATTGTGAGTATTTTCGTGAATCCTCTACAGTTTGGTCCTAACGAAGATTATCAACGTTACCCTCGCACCCTAGAAGAAGACAGACAATGGTGTGAAACGGCTGGTGTAGACGCAATTTTTGCCCCGACTCCGGAAGAAATGGGGATCATGGAGAAGAATATACAAGAAACCAGGGTTACACAGGTTATCCCACCATCTGCTATGATATCTGGCTTGTGTGGTCGTTCTCGGCTAGGTCACTTCCAAGGAGTGGCAACCATTGTCACCAAGCTTTTTAACTTGGTACAACCAGACCGAGCTTACTTCGGTCAAAAAGATGGTCAGCAACTGGCAATTATTAAGCGACTAGTAGCTGATTTAGATTTGCCCATTGACATTGTTGCCTGCCCGACGGTGCGAGAAGCATCAGGTCTTGCCTTGAGTTCTCGGAACCAATATTTGACTGCCACTGAAAAATCACAAGCGGCAGTTCTTTATCGTGGGTTGCAACAAGCTGTAACACTATTTCGTGCAGGCGTTCGCACCGCCAATGACTTAATAGCTGCGGTACAGCAAGAAGTGGCAACCATTAGTAATCTTTTAGTGGAATATATTGAATTGGTTGAACCGAATACTTTATTACCTTTAGAAACAATTCAGGAGGAAGGAATGCTTGCGATCGCAGCTCGTCTTGGTTCTACTCGTTTAATTGACAACACCATCCTGCGCGATCGCCAACCGATCATCGCCATTGACGGACCCGCAGGTGCTGGTAAGTCTACTGTTGCTCGTCAAGTGGCAGCTAATCTAGGTCTAGTATATTTAGATACTGGAGCTATGTACCGTGCTGTCACCTGGTTGGTGTTACAAGCGGGAATTCCTACTGATGATGAGTGCGCGATCGCGGAATTGGTGAGTAAGTCAGTGATTGAACTAGCGCCAAGCCATGATTTGCAATTTCCGGTGCAGGTCTACATTAACGGTCATAATGTGACTCCAGAAATTCGCACTCGTGAAGTTACTGCTCACGTTTCGGCGATCGCTGCCCAAACATCTGTCCGCCAAGCATTGGTGAAACAGCAACAAATGTGGGGCAAAAAGGGGGGCTTAGTTGCTGAAGGTCGAGATATTGGTACCTGTGTTTTCCCGGATGCAGAAGTTAAAATATTTCTCACTGCTTCAGTACAAGAACGGGCTCGGCGACGTTTACAAGACTTTCACAACCAAGGACAACCAGTAATGACTCTGGAAGAATTGGAAAAAGATATTGCTGAACGTGACTGGAAAGACAGCAATCGTCAAGTGTCTCCTTTGCGTAAAGCTGTGGATGCTGTGGAAATGATTACTGATGGTTTATCCATTCCAGAAGTAACTGCCAAAATAGTAGATTACTATCAGAAACAGCTGTCTTAG
- a CDS encoding DUF4212 domain-containing protein: MNQQKHRAYWRANTSLIRNLLIVWALVSLVFSILLVQPLNTIRFFGVPLGFWMAQQGSIIIFVVLIFVYAFQMDKLDRKHNIKDE, encoded by the coding sequence ATGAATCAACAAAAACATCGCGCCTATTGGCGTGCTAATACAAGTTTAATTCGCAATCTCCTGATAGTTTGGGCACTGGTATCACTCGTTTTTAGTATTTTATTAGTGCAACCTTTAAATACAATTCGATTTTTTGGTGTCCCCTTGGGTTTTTGGATGGCTCAACAGGGGTCAATTATCATTTTTGTGGTGTTAATTTTTGTCTATGCTTTCCAAATGGACAAACTAGACCGCAAACATAACATTAAAGATGAGTGA
- a CDS encoding sodium:solute symporter family protein, giving the protein MSVELWTIVIVGLSFLIYLYIGWQSRVEDSKGFFVADQDIPSIANGAATAADWMSAASFISMAGLISFLGYDGSIYLMGWTGGYVLLALLLAPYLRKFGKYTVPDFVGDRYYSNVARLVAVVAAIFVSLTYVAGQMRGVGIVFSRFLQVDINTGVIIGMVIVGFFAILGGMKGITWTQVAQYLILIVAYLIPAIAIALLLTGNPIPQFAFTFSDIADKLNQVQVDLGFKEYTQAFANKPMIDVLFITIALMVGTAGLPHVIVRFYTVPDVRSARYSAGWALLFIAILYTTAPALSMFAKYNLIQSLHNQKIEEVRQLDWVNKWEKTKLLAFEDKNQDGRFQLTPKKETNEITIDKDIIVLATPEIAKLAPWVIALVAAGGLAAALSTASGLLLVISSSIAHDVYYRIVNPQASESKRLFVGRLMVGLSLVLAGYFGVNPPGFVGEVVAFAFGLAASSFFPVIFLGIFDKRTNSTGAIAGMLVGLIFTIIYIVGVKFAGMPAWFFNVSPEGIGTLGMVINLVVTWVVSRFTAPPPAEIQALVENLRTPDLPEITPMNRV; this is encoded by the coding sequence ATGTCAGTTGAACTTTGGACGATTGTGATTGTTGGACTCTCTTTCTTAATATATTTATATATTGGTTGGCAATCACGAGTTGAGGATAGTAAGGGATTTTTCGTTGCCGATCAAGATATACCTTCCATTGCGAATGGAGCTGCAACTGCTGCTGATTGGATGTCCGCAGCTTCCTTTATCTCTATGGCAGGTTTGATTTCCTTTTTGGGATATGATGGTTCGATTTACCTGATGGGTTGGACTGGTGGTTACGTTTTACTGGCGTTACTTTTAGCACCTTATCTACGAAAATTTGGCAAGTATACAGTACCTGATTTTGTTGGCGATCGCTACTATTCCAATGTGGCAAGATTGGTGGCGGTAGTCGCGGCGATTTTTGTGTCCCTCACCTATGTTGCGGGGCAGATGCGTGGCGTGGGTATTGTGTTCAGCCGCTTTTTACAGGTAGATATCAATACTGGTGTCATTATCGGTATGGTAATTGTGGGCTTTTTTGCCATCTTGGGGGGGATGAAGGGTATCACCTGGACGCAGGTTGCCCAATACTTAATTTTGATTGTTGCCTATTTAATCCCTGCCATCGCGATCGCTCTATTACTAACCGGGAACCCTATTCCCCAATTTGCTTTTACTTTCAGTGATATCGCCGATAAATTAAATCAGGTTCAAGTTGACTTAGGTTTTAAAGAATACACCCAAGCCTTTGCCAACAAGCCGATGATTGATGTCCTATTCATCACTATTGCTTTGATGGTAGGAACCGCCGGATTACCTCATGTAATCGTTAGATTTTATACTGTGCCTGATGTGCGTTCGGCAAGGTACTCTGCTGGGTGGGCGCTTTTATTTATTGCTATTTTGTACACTACTGCCCCAGCTCTCTCAATGTTTGCCAAGTATAATCTAATTCAATCCCTCCATAATCAAAAAATTGAAGAAGTTAGGCAACTCGACTGGGTGAACAAATGGGAAAAAACTAAACTCCTGGCTTTTGAAGATAAAAATCAGGATGGACGTTTCCAACTGACTCCGAAAAAAGAAACCAACGAAATTACCATCGACAAAGATATTATTGTCCTCGCTACCCCCGAAATTGCCAAGCTTGCTCCCTGGGTAATTGCCTTGGTAGCAGCTGGTGGTTTAGCCGCAGCGTTGTCTACAGCTTCCGGGTTGTTACTAGTAATTTCTAGTTCTATTGCTCATGATGTTTACTATCGGATTGTCAACCCCCAAGCTTCAGAAAGCAAACGTTTATTTGTGGGGCGGTTGATGGTAGGTTTATCTCTAGTACTGGCAGGATACTTCGGTGTGAATCCTCCAGGATTTGTCGGAGAAGTGGTTGCCTTTGCCTTTGGTTTAGCTGCTTCTAGCTTCTTCCCAGTAATTTTTCTCGGTATCTTTGACAAACGTACCAATTCCACGGGGGCAATCGCTGGTATGTTGGTAGGTTTAATATTCACGATAATTTATATTGTGGGTGTGAAATTTGCCGGAATGCCGGCTTGGTTTTTCAATGTTTCTCCCGAAGGTATCGGAACTTTAGGTATGGTAATTAACCTAGTGGTGACATGGGTTGTATCACGTTTCACCGCACCCCCACCAGCCGAAATCCAAGCATTAGTAGAAAATTTACGTACTCCTGACTTACCAGAAATCACACCAATGAACAGGGTGTAG